One stretch of Hymenobacter chitinivorans DSM 11115 DNA includes these proteins:
- a CDS encoding PAS domain-containing sensor histidine kinase has product MLNDRAAAAPPPGFSYSPTWAGPVLDSMPWAVLGLDGAGRLQLVNPEAAQLLASTVAELRGRPLEQVLPAGFPAELGEALGEAQRAPHPVRGTFWLPYCQRWIEMSTAPGAGQVLVFWQDVTQAVTQRRQYQAVADHLPDLILRWDADLRLLWANAALEQRLGRPVAELLGQTWAEMGLPAGLQGPYAEHLRQALHAGRPVDYYYHLPTPRGERHYHSRMALEQPEGEGLRVLEIARDITSVVEAQARQAASETLLREAEQAAGAGSYHVEVATGRMQASDGLYRLFGEKPQSFTFTLDFINTRSVPEDVDVVQQALNRAVAGCAPYHYRRRIYRADGQLRTLEAHGQVVCDEAGTAVKLLGLVQDVTEREAAETRLRRATRTIQRMLDGSPAAICLLEAQRAAPAGPITDFILRGANHAAEVLNQKTEAELLSHGLLELFPGVRHTFFDDYVRVMETGHPWRGVRRYSGEHYQDRWFDVSAVKNGGGLILTFLDITAQKQAEERLEQANAWLTALLKGGQTLIWYFQAVRDEAGRPVDYLVDTMQTGPLTGPGALDEPAPRLTQALPGIEEHPAWEHIRQVMETGEPQRHEVQFDFPNLRGWFDVAYTRLGDGFFIQAFEITSRKEVEQELSKNLTLLQQSEAVAQLGSWEYELTTGVFRWSAGMYGLFGLPQGTAVKPHIYREMAVAEDVAVAERLVGQMLRGAPKLEETLRIRVGGQQKTLRIKARTMLDAQGEPLRVLGVDLDISEVQRLEADNLRMRLEQQQRLFDAVLDAQEAERRRMAETLHNGVGQVLYATKLRLDQLSGLALPPPGPKARQEAEYLLVEAIKQTRALSHELVPSVLREFGLEVALQDICRQLSSPQLRMQCHIVLDEEVPPLATSLQLALYRMAQELGQNIVKHAQGATEASLELETMPGFVVLRAEDNGAGFVTDPVAKPGLGLRGIHDRVRLLGGSVDVGSSAKFGTYVRIRVPLPAPPAAD; this is encoded by the coding sequence ATGCTGAATGACCGTGCTGCTGCTGCCCCCCCGCCGGGCTTTTCCTATTCCCCGACCTGGGCCGGGCCGGTGCTGGACTCGATGCCCTGGGCCGTGCTGGGCCTCGACGGGGCGGGGCGGCTGCAGCTCGTCAACCCGGAGGCGGCCCAGCTGCTGGCCAGCACGGTAGCGGAGCTGCGGGGGCGGCCCCTGGAGCAGGTGCTGCCGGCGGGCTTTCCGGCCGAGCTGGGCGAGGCCCTGGGCGAGGCCCAGCGGGCACCCCACCCCGTGCGGGGCACGTTCTGGCTGCCCTACTGCCAGCGCTGGATTGAGATGAGCACGGCCCCCGGGGCGGGGCAGGTGCTCGTGTTCTGGCAGGACGTGACCCAGGCCGTAACCCAGCGCCGGCAGTACCAGGCGGTGGCCGACCACCTGCCCGACCTGATTCTGCGCTGGGATGCCGACCTGCGCCTGCTCTGGGCCAATGCCGCCCTGGAGCAGCGGCTGGGCCGGCCCGTGGCCGAGCTTCTGGGCCAGACCTGGGCCGAAATGGGCCTGCCCGCCGGCCTGCAAGGGCCCTACGCCGAGCACCTGCGCCAGGCGTTGCACGCGGGCCGGCCGGTGGACTACTATTACCACCTGCCCACGCCCCGGGGCGAGCGGCACTACCACTCCCGGATGGCGCTCGAGCAGCCGGAAGGCGAGGGGCTGCGGGTGCTGGAAATTGCCCGCGACATTACCTCGGTGGTGGAAGCCCAGGCCCGGCAGGCGGCCAGCGAAACCCTGCTGCGCGAGGCCGAGCAGGCGGCCGGGGCGGGCAGCTACCACGTGGAAGTGGCCACGGGCCGGATGCAGGCCTCGGACGGGCTCTACCGGCTGTTTGGGGAAAAGCCCCAGTCGTTCACCTTTACTCTGGACTTCATCAACACCCGCTCGGTGCCGGAGGATGTGGACGTGGTGCAGCAGGCCCTGAACCGGGCCGTGGCCGGGTGCGCGCCCTACCACTACCGGCGCCGCATCTACCGGGCCGACGGGCAGCTGCGCACCCTGGAGGCCCACGGGCAGGTAGTGTGCGACGAGGCCGGCACGGCCGTGAAGCTGCTGGGCCTGGTGCAGGACGTGACCGAGCGGGAGGCGGCCGAAACCCGGCTCCGGCGCGCTACCCGCACCATTCAGCGGATGCTGGACGGCTCCCCGGCGGCCATTTGCCTGCTGGAAGCCCAGCGCGCGGCGCCGGCCGGGCCCATCACCGACTTTATCTTGCGCGGGGCTAACCACGCGGCCGAGGTGCTGAACCAGAAAACCGAGGCCGAGCTGCTCAGCCACGGGCTGCTGGAGCTGTTCCCGGGGGTGCGCCACACCTTCTTCGACGACTACGTGCGGGTAATGGAAACCGGGCACCCCTGGCGCGGCGTGCGCCGCTATTCCGGCGAGCATTACCAGGACCGGTGGTTCGACGTGTCGGCGGTGAAAAACGGGGGCGGGCTCATCCTGACCTTCCTCGATATAACGGCCCAGAAGCAGGCCGAGGAGCGGCTAGAGCAGGCCAATGCCTGGCTTACGGCCCTGCTCAAGGGCGGGCAAACCCTGATCTGGTACTTTCAGGCGGTACGGGACGAAGCCGGCCGGCCGGTCGACTACCTCGTCGACACGATGCAGACGGGCCCCCTGACGGGCCCCGGGGCGCTGGATGAGCCGGCGCCCCGGCTCACTCAGGCCCTGCCCGGCATCGAGGAGCACCCGGCCTGGGAGCATATCCGGCAGGTGATGGAAACCGGGGAGCCGCAGCGCCACGAGGTGCAGTTTGACTTTCCCAACCTGCGGGGCTGGTTCGACGTGGCCTACACCCGGCTCGGCGACGGGTTCTTCATTCAGGCCTTCGAAATTACCAGCCGCAAGGAAGTAGAGCAGGAGCTGAGCAAAAACCTGACCCTGTTGCAGCAGTCGGAGGCCGTGGCCCAGCTCGGCAGCTGGGAGTACGAGCTCACGACGGGCGTGTTCCGGTGGTCGGCGGGCATGTACGGGCTGTTTGGGCTGCCCCAGGGCACGGCCGTGAAGCCCCACATCTACCGGGAAATGGCCGTGGCCGAGGATGTGGCGGTGGCCGAGCGGCTGGTGGGCCAGATGCTGCGGGGGGCGCCCAAGCTGGAAGAAACCCTGCGCATTCGGGTGGGCGGGCAGCAGAAAACCCTGCGCATCAAGGCCCGGACCATGCTCGACGCGCAGGGGGAGCCCCTGCGGGTGCTGGGCGTGGACCTGGACATCAGCGAGGTGCAGCGCCTGGAGGCCGACAACCTGCGCATGCGCCTGGAGCAGCAGCAGCGCCTCTTCGATGCCGTGCTGGACGCCCAGGAGGCCGAGCGGCGGCGCATGGCCGAAACCCTGCACAACGGCGTGGGGCAGGTGCTCTACGCCACCAAGCTGCGCCTCGACCAGCTCAGCGGCCTAGCCCTGCCGCCCCCGGGCCCGAAGGCCCGGCAGGAAGCTGAGTACCTGTTGGTCGAAGCCATCAAGCAAACCCGGGCCCTGTCGCACGAGCTGGTGCCCTCGGTGCTCCGGGAGTTTGGGCTGGAGGTGGCCCTGCAGGACATCTGCCGGCAGCTCAGCAGCCCCCAGCTGCGGATGCAGTGCCACATCGTGCTCGACGAGGAAGTGCCGCCCCTGGCCACCTCCCTGCAGCTGGCCCTGTACCGCATGGCTCAGGAGCTGGGGCAAAACATTGTGAAGCACGCCCAGGGTGCCACCGAGGCCAGTCTGGAGCTCGAAACCATGCCGGGCTTCGTGGTGCTGCGGGCCGAAGACAACGGGGCCGGGTTTGTAACGGACCCGGTGGCCAAGCCCGGCCTGGGTTTGCGCGGCATCCACGACCGGGTGCGGCTGCTGGGCGGCAGCGTGGACGTGGGCTCGTCGGCCAAGTTCGGCACCTACGTCCGGATTCGGGTGCCGCTGCCGGCGCCCCCGGCCGCGGACTGA
- a CDS encoding PAS domain-containing protein gives MSASATPSPALPAWLPPDELLRLVVDMSVTGLIFYTPIYDPADGTTIVDFRFELLNAAAQRMMRMPERPTLTHNQQWPHSKEHGTFDFHVEAYRTDEPREYKVNYQADGYDNFYHLVARRAGPGLLVSFTDTADQPRSPVEVALRESQAREQAARADAEAQRQQLHHLLMQAPASIASMEGPELVFTLVNPLYQQLVGSRQLLGKPLRQAWPELEGQGFLELLEGVYRTGETYFGNEQVAYIDRQNTGRPEAIYFNFIYQAARDAAGTITGVFIFAYDVTEQVLSRRRVEEQEQQTNVLNEELAATNEELYASNEEVLANNEELVLAQQELRLLNADLETRVAARTAELRLAQLEEQRQRTRLERFFMQAPAAICVLDGPELVFELVNPAYQALFPGRPLLGRPLLQSLPELAGHHVFRTLRQVYHTGITHQEDSLLVPIARTPDGPLEDRYFNYIYQARFDEHGRIDGVLVFAFEVTEQVLARQASEAGRRRLRLLTDALPVLIGYVDQQQRYQFANQAYQAWFNQDPAALLDRPVEDVVGPTAYAGVRPYIQRALAGEQVDFDARMPYRADFVRHIHTSYVPDVQDGQVLGFYSLVTDITDQVRAREQVQDLNEELAAINEELQASNEELLETNQQLTRSNVDLDNFIYTASHDLKAPISNIEGLLYALGEELPAEVSRTGNVSPILSRMLDSVNRFKRTISHLTEVSKLQKEHAPATEPVDLALVIDDVRLDLEPLLRETHAELVLDVAGCPSILFPEKNLRSVVYNLLSNALKYHAPDRPPRVELRCHSDEQYMVMEVRDNGLGIEAAQLPRLFAMFQRFHDHVEGSGIGLYMVKKMVENAGGRIEVRSQPGLGTTFSVYFKLYSIPSA, from the coding sequence ATGTCCGCATCCGCTACGCCTTCCCCAGCTTTACCCGCCTGGCTGCCCCCCGATGAACTGCTGCGCCTCGTGGTGGATATGTCCGTCACCGGCCTGATTTTCTATACGCCCATCTACGACCCGGCCGACGGCACTACCATCGTCGACTTCCGCTTCGAGCTGCTCAATGCCGCCGCCCAGCGCATGATGCGCATGCCCGAGCGCCCCACCCTCACCCACAACCAGCAGTGGCCCCACAGCAAGGAGCACGGCACCTTCGACTTCCACGTTGAGGCCTACCGCACCGACGAGCCCCGCGAGTATAAAGTCAACTACCAGGCCGACGGCTACGACAACTTCTACCACCTCGTGGCCCGCCGCGCCGGCCCGGGCCTGCTGGTCAGCTTCACCGACACCGCCGACCAGCCCCGCTCCCCCGTCGAAGTAGCCCTGCGCGAAAGCCAGGCCCGCGAGCAGGCCGCCCGCGCCGACGCCGAGGCCCAGCGCCAGCAGCTCCACCACCTGCTCATGCAGGCCCCCGCCAGCATTGCCAGCATGGAAGGCCCCGAGCTGGTCTTTACCCTGGTCAACCCCCTCTACCAGCAGCTCGTCGGCAGCCGGCAGCTGCTGGGCAAGCCCCTGCGCCAGGCCTGGCCCGAGCTCGAGGGCCAGGGCTTTCTGGAGCTGCTCGAAGGCGTGTACCGCACCGGCGAAACCTACTTCGGCAACGAGCAGGTGGCCTACATCGACCGCCAGAACACCGGCCGGCCCGAGGCCATCTACTTCAACTTCATCTACCAGGCCGCCCGCGACGCGGCCGGTACCATCACCGGCGTCTTCATCTTCGCCTACGACGTAACCGAGCAGGTCCTCAGCCGCCGCCGCGTCGAGGAGCAGGAGCAGCAGACCAATGTGCTCAACGAGGAGCTGGCCGCCACCAACGAGGAGCTCTACGCCTCCAACGAGGAAGTGCTGGCCAACAACGAGGAGCTGGTGCTGGCCCAGCAGGAGCTGCGCCTGCTCAACGCCGACCTGGAAACCCGCGTGGCCGCCCGCACCGCCGAGCTGCGCCTGGCCCAGCTCGAAGAGCAGCGCCAGCGGACCCGCCTGGAGCGGTTCTTTATGCAGGCCCCGGCCGCCATCTGCGTCCTCGACGGCCCCGAGCTGGTCTTTGAGCTCGTCAACCCCGCCTACCAGGCCCTGTTCCCGGGCCGGCCCCTGCTGGGCCGGCCCCTGCTCCAGAGCCTGCCCGAGCTGGCCGGCCACCACGTCTTCCGCACCCTGCGGCAGGTATACCACACCGGCATCACCCACCAGGAAGACTCCCTGCTGGTGCCCATTGCCCGCACCCCCGACGGGCCGCTGGAAGACCGCTACTTCAACTACATCTACCAGGCCCGCTTCGACGAGCACGGCCGCATCGACGGGGTCTTGGTCTTCGCCTTCGAAGTCACCGAGCAGGTGCTGGCCCGCCAGGCCAGCGAGGCCGGCCGCCGCCGCCTGCGCCTGCTCACCGACGCTCTGCCCGTGCTCATCGGCTACGTGGATCAGCAGCAGCGCTACCAGTTTGCCAACCAGGCCTACCAGGCCTGGTTTAACCAGGACCCGGCCGCCCTGCTCGACCGGCCCGTGGAAGACGTCGTGGGCCCCACGGCCTACGCTGGCGTGCGGCCCTACATCCAGCGGGCCCTGGCCGGGGAGCAGGTCGACTTCGACGCCCGCATGCCCTACCGCGCCGACTTCGTGCGCCACATCCACACCAGCTACGTGCCCGACGTGCAGGACGGGCAGGTGCTGGGCTTCTACAGCCTGGTTACCGACATCACCGACCAGGTGCGGGCCCGCGAGCAGGTGCAGGACCTCAACGAGGAGCTGGCCGCCATCAACGAGGAGCTGCAGGCTTCCAACGAGGAACTGCTCGAAACCAACCAGCAGCTCACCCGCAGCAACGTGGACCTGGACAACTTCATCTACACCGCCTCCCACGACCTGAAGGCGCCCATTTCCAACATCGAGGGCCTGCTCTACGCCCTGGGCGAGGAGCTGCCGGCCGAAGTCAGCCGCACCGGCAACGTGAGCCCCATCCTGAGCCGAATGCTGGACTCGGTGAACCGCTTCAAGCGCACCATCAGCCACCTCACGGAGGTGTCCAAGCTCCAGAAAGAGCACGCCCCGGCCACCGAGCCCGTCGACCTGGCCCTGGTCATCGACGACGTGCGCCTAGACCTGGAGCCCCTGCTGCGCGAAACCCACGCCGAGCTCGTGCTCGACGTGGCCGGCTGCCCGTCCATCCTGTTCCCGGAGAAGAACCTGCGCTCGGTGGTCTACAACCTGCTCAGCAATGCCCTCAAGTACCACGCCCCCGACCGGCCGCCCCGGGTGGAGCTGCGCTGCCACTCCGACGAGCAGTACATGGTCATGGAAGTGCGCGACAACGGGCTGGGCATCGAGGCGGCCCAGCTGCCCCGGCTCTTCGCCATGTTCCAGCGTTTCCACGACCATGTGGAGGGTTCCGGCATCGGGCTCTACATGGTCAAGAAGATGGTGGAAAACGCCGGGGGCCGCATCGAGGTTCGCAGCCAGCCGGGCCTGGGCACCACCTTCTCCGTTTACTTCAAACTCTATTCCATCCCCTCGGCCTAG
- a CDS encoding response regulator, whose translation MFKLPCVLLVDDDDTTNYLNQLLFNRLGVAETLLVALNGQDALNQLQVCDTPQGPPFPSLILLDMKMPVMDGFEFLEAYVQLPAAQRESVLIMLTTSLNPQDVVRMQDLPITGFLTKPLTKDKIYEVLHTHFGHPLPE comes from the coding sequence ATGTTCAAACTACCCTGCGTCCTGCTCGTGGACGACGACGATACAACCAACTACCTCAACCAGCTGCTCTTCAACCGCCTCGGCGTCGCCGAGACCCTGCTCGTGGCCCTCAACGGCCAGGACGCCCTCAACCAGTTGCAGGTTTGCGACACGCCCCAGGGCCCGCCCTTCCCCAGCCTGATTCTGCTCGATATGAAAATGCCCGTCATGGACGGCTTCGAGTTTCTGGAAGCCTACGTGCAGCTGCCGGCCGCGCAGCGCGAGTCGGTCCTGATTATGCTCACCACCTCGCTCAACCCCCAGGACGTGGTGCGCATGCAGGACTTGCCCATTACCGGCTTCCTGACCAAGCCCCTGACTAAGGATAAGATCTACGAAGTGCTGCACACCCATTTCGGCCACCCGCTGCCCGAGTAG
- a CDS encoding molybdopterin oxidoreductase family protein: MEETRNSITDIWGPRTGYEGPWPIRVDEQLTEPAENWVQSACVLCSNGCGLDIGVKDGRIVGVRGRAQDRVNHGRLGPKGLHGWQANHSPDRLTTPLIRRHGQLQPATWDEAMSLIVDTSKQLIREHTAGALGFYTSGQLFIEDYYTLGVLGKAGLGTPHMDGNTRLCTATAAAALKISFGTDGQPGSYTDLNTTEAVLLVGHNMASQQTVLWARILDRLAGPNPPQLVVIDPRRTYTAEKATVHLAPRVGTNLAVLNGLLHLLIEHDYLHHEFIKAHTVGYAELRQTVEKWTPERVEALSGVPAEQLLAAALIIGTSKTLVSTALQGVYQSMQATAAAVQINNIHLLRGLIGSPGNAILQMNGQPTSQNTRECGADGDLPGFRNWGNPAHIQELATLWNVDPDKIPHWAPPTHAMQIWRYCETGSIKLLWIQATNPAVSMPELARIRRILRQKDLLVVVQDAFLTETAQLADVVLPAALWGEKTGTFTNTDRTVHLSYKAIDPPGEARADLDIFLDYARRMDFRDKDGQPLIKWSTPEEAFEAWKACSKGRPCDYSGLSYAKLTGGSGIQWPCNEQYPDGATHLYTDHEFNTHADYCETYGYDLVTGTEKQPEEYKAQDPKGKAFLKAADYEPPHEEPDEQYPLWFTTGRVVYHFHTRTKTGRAKALHEAAPEGFVQLSAEDAACYGIREGDLVEVTSRRGQATEPARIGGIEPGLVFMPFHYGYWDQDQDPPRAANELTLTEWDPVSKQPHFKYAAVRIRKV, translated from the coding sequence ATGGAAGAAACCCGCAACAGCATTACCGATATCTGGGGCCCGCGCACGGGCTACGAAGGCCCGTGGCCCATCCGCGTCGACGAGCAGCTCACCGAGCCGGCCGAGAATTGGGTGCAGTCGGCCTGCGTGCTGTGCTCCAACGGCTGCGGCCTCGATATCGGGGTGAAGGACGGGCGCATCGTGGGAGTGCGGGGCCGGGCGCAGGACCGCGTCAACCACGGGCGGCTGGGCCCCAAGGGCCTGCACGGCTGGCAGGCCAACCACAGTCCCGACCGGCTGACGACGCCCCTGATCCGGCGCCACGGCCAGCTGCAGCCCGCCACCTGGGACGAGGCCATGAGTTTGATTGTCGATACATCCAAGCAGCTGATTCGGGAGCACACGGCCGGGGCCCTCGGCTTTTACACCTCCGGGCAGCTCTTTATCGAGGACTACTACACCCTGGGCGTGCTGGGCAAAGCCGGCCTGGGCACGCCCCACATGGACGGCAACACCCGCCTGTGCACGGCCACGGCGGCGGCGGCCCTGAAGATTTCCTTCGGCACCGACGGGCAGCCCGGCTCCTACACCGACCTGAACACGACCGAGGCCGTGCTGCTGGTGGGCCACAACATGGCTTCCCAGCAAACCGTGCTCTGGGCCCGCATCCTGGACCGCCTCGCCGGCCCCAACCCGCCCCAGCTGGTCGTCATTGATCCGCGCCGCACCTACACCGCCGAAAAGGCTACCGTGCACTTGGCCCCGCGGGTGGGCACCAACCTGGCCGTGCTCAACGGGCTGCTACACCTGCTGATTGAGCATGACTACCTCCACCACGAGTTTATTAAGGCCCATACCGTGGGCTATGCCGAGCTGCGCCAGACGGTGGAGAAGTGGACGCCCGAGCGGGTGGAAGCCCTCAGCGGGGTGCCGGCCGAGCAGCTGCTGGCCGCGGCCCTGATTATCGGCACGAGCAAAACCCTGGTTTCGACGGCTCTGCAGGGCGTGTACCAGTCGATGCAGGCCACGGCGGCGGCCGTGCAAATCAACAACATCCACCTGCTGCGGGGCCTGATTGGTTCCCCGGGCAACGCCATTCTGCAGATGAACGGGCAGCCCACCTCCCAGAACACCCGGGAGTGCGGAGCCGACGGCGACCTGCCCGGCTTCCGCAACTGGGGCAACCCGGCCCACATTCAGGAGCTGGCTACGCTCTGGAACGTGGACCCCGACAAGATTCCGCACTGGGCCCCGCCGACCCACGCCATGCAGATCTGGCGCTACTGCGAAACGGGCTCCATCAAGCTGCTCTGGATTCAGGCCACCAACCCGGCGGTAAGCATGCCCGAGCTGGCCCGCATCCGCCGGATTCTGCGGCAGAAAGACCTGCTGGTCGTCGTGCAGGACGCCTTTCTGACCGAAACCGCCCAGCTGGCCGACGTGGTGCTGCCCGCCGCGCTGTGGGGCGAGAAAACCGGCACCTTTACCAACACCGACCGGACGGTGCACCTTTCCTACAAGGCCATCGACCCGCCCGGCGAGGCCCGTGCCGACCTCGACATCTTCCTGGACTACGCCCGCCGCATGGATTTCCGGGACAAGGACGGGCAGCCCCTCATCAAGTGGAGCACTCCGGAAGAAGCCTTCGAGGCCTGGAAAGCCTGCAGCAAGGGCCGCCCCTGCGACTATTCGGGTCTGAGCTACGCCAAACTGACCGGCGGCTCGGGCATTCAGTGGCCCTGCAACGAGCAGTACCCCGACGGGGCCACCCACCTCTACACCGACCACGAGTTCAACACCCACGCCGACTACTGCGAAACCTACGGCTACGACCTGGTGACGGGCACCGAAAAGCAACCCGAAGAATACAAAGCCCAAGACCCCAAAGGCAAAGCCTTTCTCAAGGCCGCCGACTACGAGCCGCCCCACGAGGAGCCCGACGAGCAGTATCCGCTCTGGTTTACCACCGGCCGGGTGGTCTACCACTTCCACACCCGCACCAAAACCGGCCGCGCCAAGGCCCTGCACGAGGCCGCGCCCGAGGGCTTCGTGCAGCTCTCCGCGGAAGATGCGGCCTGCTACGGGATTCGGGAGGGCGACCTGGTGGAAGTAACCTCGCGCCGGGGCCAGGCCACCGAGCCGGCCCGCATCGGGGGCATCGAGCCGGGGCTGGTGTTCATGCCCTTCCACTACGGCTACTGGGACCAGGACCAGGACCCGCCCCGGGCGGCCAACGAACTGACTCTCACTGAGTGGGACCCGGTCAGTAAGCAGCCCCACTTTAAGTATGCCGCCGTCCGGATTCGCAAAGTCTAA
- a CDS encoding molybdopterin oxidoreductase, with protein sequence MHLGNYLGLLENSEKQLARAFDKVSRHHQDEPDIEQMCQKLSAWSVRHGGQLQPFLVRYADSRSPEPAAMEKVLFGQPRSGSLALLRDLHDLWLLTNEVKLCWDIIGNAALALRDKELEATCTACEAETKRQLDWLLGRIKQAAPQALVVAA encoded by the coding sequence ATGCACTTAGGAAACTATCTGGGCTTGCTCGAAAACAGCGAAAAGCAACTGGCCCGGGCCTTCGACAAAGTAAGCCGCCACCACCAGGACGAGCCCGACATCGAGCAGATGTGCCAGAAGCTCTCGGCCTGGTCGGTGCGGCACGGCGGGCAGCTGCAGCCGTTTCTGGTGCGCTACGCCGACAGCCGCAGTCCCGAGCCGGCGGCCATGGAAAAGGTGCTTTTCGGCCAGCCCCGGTCGGGCAGTCTGGCCCTGCTGCGCGACCTGCACGACTTGTGGCTGCTGACCAACGAGGTGAAGCTCTGCTGGGACATCATCGGCAACGCCGCCCTGGCCCTGCGCGACAAGGAGCTGGAAGCCACCTGCACCGCCTGCGAGGCCGAAACCAAGCGGCAGCTGGATTGGCTGCTGGGGCGCATCAAGCAAGCCGCGCCCCAGGCCCTGGTAGTAGCTGCCTGA
- a CDS encoding S1/P1 nuclease, with translation MLKKCVALFCLSLLPVSLMAWGVQGHRVVGKIAENHLSKKAKDQVALLLGAERLPLVTTWADEVRYSPEYSATAPWHFINTALGLPFAEYTGVVTAMQEPNAYLALNQNLAVLKDAKATKEQKVVALKFVIHIVGDVHQPMHVSRAEDKGGNAITVKYQGKDTNLHSLWDSGLLDYEGMTYSELATLLDKPTPVQVQQWQKDGITQWLWESYSISQQLYAETEKSATFDYKYVPAHLPTVEDRLLQAGVRLAGLLNGVLG, from the coding sequence ATGCTGAAAAAGTGCGTTGCCCTGTTTTGCCTGAGCCTGTTGCCCGTGAGCCTGATGGCCTGGGGCGTGCAGGGCCACCGGGTAGTGGGTAAGATTGCCGAAAACCATTTGTCCAAAAAGGCCAAGGACCAGGTAGCCCTGCTGCTGGGCGCCGAGCGGCTGCCGCTGGTAACCACTTGGGCCGACGAAGTGCGCTACTCGCCCGAGTACTCGGCCACGGCGCCCTGGCACTTTATCAATACGGCCCTGGGCCTGCCCTTCGCCGAGTACACCGGCGTAGTAACGGCCATGCAGGAGCCCAACGCTTACCTGGCCCTGAATCAGAACCTGGCCGTCCTGAAAGACGCCAAAGCTACGAAGGAGCAGAAAGTCGTGGCCCTGAAGTTCGTCATTCACATCGTGGGCGACGTGCACCAGCCCATGCACGTAAGCCGGGCCGAAGACAAGGGCGGCAACGCCATAACCGTGAAGTACCAGGGCAAGGACACCAACCTGCACAGCCTCTGGGACAGTGGCCTGCTCGACTACGAAGGCATGACCTACTCCGAACTGGCCACCCTGCTCGACAAGCCCACGCCGGTGCAGGTGCAACAGTGGCAGAAGGACGGCATCACGCAGTGGCTCTGGGAATCGTACTCCATCAGTCAGCAACTCTACGCCGAAACCGAGAAAAGCGCCACTTTCGACTATAAATACGTGCCCGCCCACCTGCCCACCGTGGAAGACCGCCTGCTACAGGCCGGAGTCCGCCTGGCCGGGCTGCTCAACGGCGTATTGGGGTAA